A part of Plasmodium coatneyi strain Hackeri chromosome 8, complete sequence genomic DNA contains:
- a CDS encoding 26S proteasome non-ATPase regulatory subunit — MSNELMQGVALYKELLCVYHNLKGSELDISNGDVQALFQIKEELNQPITCDIGKCKEILAKLKIVLIHLPSVDPLVPIGKKNTTELLLARHILEKGVVVSIMDRDIKSFSIYMAQLLLYYTDYKNFLPKSEHQNGIIGMYLLYLLSSNLIGDFHMTLEIISIEDQSDEYIRYVLELEQHIMDGYFYHVLTRKDDIPLHLYGLFIERLYNTIRHKLADCIFASSNCISLEYACELLKFVSEKELYQFIGEYNETKTTQGECNILWEVRNNKIYFNNQTVHVQDLPALEVLNNTIGYATELERIV, encoded by the coding sequence ATGTCGAACGAATTGATGCAGGGCGTGGCGCTCTATAAAGAGCTGCTGTGTGTGTATCACAACTTGAAGGGGAGTGAACTGGACATAAGTAACGGAGACGTACAGGCACTTTTccaaataaaggaagagcTAAATCAGCCCATAACTTGTGACATTGGTAAGTGCAAAGAAATATTAGCCAAACTGAAGATCGTTTTGATCCACCTACCTTCAGTTGATCCTCTAGTACCcatcggaaaaaaaaacacaactgAATTACTTCTCGCTAGACATATTTTAGAAAAAGGAGTAGTCGTATCTATTATGGATAGGGATATTAaatctttttccatttacaTGGCACAGTTATTGTTGTACTACACGGACTACAAGAACTTCCTTCCGAAGAGTGAACACCAGAATGGAATTATCGGTATGTATTTGCTTTACTTACTCTCCTCTAATTTAATAGGAGACTTTCACATGACGTTAGAGATTATCTCTATTGAGGATCAGAGTGATGAATACATAAGGTATGTCCTTGAACTTGAGCAACACATAATGGATGGGTACTTCTATCACGTGCTTACCAGGAAGGATGATATACCCTTGCATTTATATGGCCTCTTCATTGAAAGGCTGTATAATACCATTAGGCATAAGTTGGCTGACTGTATATTCGCTTCTTCCAACTGTATCTCGTTGGAGTATGCTTGTGAGTTGTTAAAGTTTGTGAGTGAAAAGGAATTGTACCAGTTTATTGGAGAGTATAATGAGACGAAAACAACTCAGGGGGAATGCAACATCCTGTGGGAAGTCCGTAACAACAAGATCTATTTTAATAACCAGACTGTCCACGTGCAGGACCTCCCCGCGCTTGAGGTGCTCAACAACACCATCGGCTACGCCACGGAGCTCGAGCGCATCGTATAG
- a CDS encoding Zinc finger protein, protein MNNNAVGNESDEGVERNDVFLYRSQVGNEGESCNVLCLFLFFISLFFVMLMTADNSTGPTGSGFEGGSGSALGVDTDDNLMPGGGGDRSMPDDVLDNVLIQCLNFKGRYRVEDRGRSRRSEESGASTASTTSTVMKSDPRGGEFEAKLITLKLSLHNITKSFLFLYFDPQGGRGGSSIHKDSHGVGSPNQPMKQPSKFQFLGVPGLNVNRDNTYMFNGLGYNFLTLCQDEKNCICNYNVRIQQNVSMHESTSLREVEESYLYLMKKYLMDEAESFGTYLSARYRDQYERYLSGKAAGVVAEGANVGTDTSHGKVGTSNDKTDSPPDTADNNHVVGDSTLVVGDTPYMVGDTPHYDGYISSDNCGLFVRLEGNDVDKKYAAAQVTAFSILYNIKSIIELGLFYLQIGRSSENMRSASKVSLLSICLNSFIDLFESLLLLYEVMLSRLLLVHFIFMVLLKFLLFTLMELRYILIIWRANHQQDLQEGWDQLQRKLGTLYKFYYGSILLVIVAFYYIFPICPYVLLLLYMCWVPQIMLDIWKGQRNSINLKIAFALSLCRVFLPVYRFMYSQSIFQLDVFARAVDSSNSTFSILLIVILAVQLLFMSLQRLYGPRHLIDIDLLPHVHNYYKSIDPNFETGIPECVICMYDIVLKDRKYCVTPCFHIFHDKCLQQWMDVKLECPTCRGALPNFP, encoded by the coding sequence ATGAACAACAACGCGGTGGGGAACGAGTCGGACGAAGGGGTCGAGAGAAACGATGTTTTCTTGTACAGAAGCCAAGTGGGGAATGAGGGAGAGTCCTGCAATGTGTTGtgtctcttcctcttttttatttccctattttttgtAATGCTGATGACGGCCGATAATAGCACTGGCCCGACGGGCAGTGGCTTCGAGGGCGGCTCAGGAAGTGCCCTTGGTGTGGACACCGATGACAATCTCATGCCGGGGGGAGGCGGAGATAGGTCCATGCCGGACGACGTGCTCGACAACGTACTAATCCAGTGCCTAAATTTTAAGGGTCGCTACCGGGTGGAGGACCGGGGGCGCTCCCGCAGGAGTGAAGAAAGCGGCGCCAGTACCGCAAGTACCACCAGTACCGTCATGAAGAGTGATCCGAGAGGGGGAGAATTCGAAGCCAAGCTGATTACGCTAAAGCTGTCCCTCCATAACATAACGAAGTCGTTTCTGTTTCTGTACTTTGATCCGCAGGGCGGGAGGGGAGGAAGCAGCATCCACAAGGATAGTCACGGTGTTGGGTCGCCTAACCAACCAATGAAGCAACCGAGCAAGTTCCAGTTCCTCGGAGTGCCCGGACTTAACGTGAACCGAGATAACACGTACATGTTTAACGGTCTTGGATATAACTTCCTCACGCTCTGCCAGGACGAGAAGAACTGCATTTGCAACTACAACGTACGCATTCAACAGAACGTATCCATGCACGAATCCACATCTCTGAGGGAGGTAGAAGAGTCTTATCTGTACTTGATGAAAAAGTACCTCATGGACGAGGCGGAGTCCTTTGGCACGTACCTTTCGGCCAGGTACCGTGATCAGTATGAGCGTTATCTGAGTGGGAAGGCTGCTGGCGTGGTGGCGGAAGGAGCAAATGTCGGTACGGACACGTCTCACGGGAAGGTGGGTACTTCTAACGACAAGACGGACAGTCCTCCTGACACAGCTGACAATAATCATGTGGTTGGGGACAGTACCCTTGTAGTTGGGGACACTCCTTATATGGTGGGGGACACCCCCCACTACGATGGCTACATCTCCTCGGACAACTGCGGGCTGTTCGTCCGTCTGGAGGGAAACGACGTGGATAAGAAATACGCGGCGGCGCAGGTAACGGCCTTCTCCATCCTGTACAATATCAAGTCCATTATTGAGTTAGGATTGTTTTATTTGCAAATAGGTCGAAGTAGCGAGAATATGCGAAGCGCAAGTAAAGTGTCCCTGCTGTCCATCTGTCTAAACTCATTTATCGACCTATTCGAGtctctccttcttctgtACGAAGTGATGCTATCCCGACTTTTACTGGTTCACTTCATATTTATGGTTCTTTTGaagtttcttttatttaccCTGATGGAGCTAAGATACATTTTAATTATCTGGAGAGCGAATCACCAGCAGGACCTACAGGAAGGATGGGATCAGCTGCAGAGGAAGTTGGGAACCTTATACAAATTCTACTACGGGAGTATCTTACTGGTTATAGTAGCATTTTATTACATCTTCCCAATATGTCCTTACGTTCTTTTGTTACTGTACATGTGTTGGGTTCCTCAGATTATGTTGGACATATGGAAAGGGCAAAGAAACTCAATAAACCTCAAGATAGCTTTTGCTCTATCCTTATGTAGAGTGTTCCTTCCAGTGTACCGGTTCATGTATTCACAGAGCATTTTCCAGTTGGACGTATTCGCACGCGCGGTGGACTCTTCCAACAGTACGTTCAgcatcctcctcatcgtcatcCTAGCCGTGCAACTACTTTTCATGTCTCTGCAACGGCTGTATGGACCAAGGCACCTCATCGACATTGACCTGCTACCCCATGTGCACAACTACTACAAGTCCATCGACCCAAATTTTGAGACGGGTATTCCAGAGTGCGTCATCTGTATGTACGATATAGTCCTAAAGGACAGGAAGTACTGTGTCACTCCCTGCTTCCATATCTTTCACGACAAGTGCCTGCAGCAGTGGATGGACGTCAAGCTTGAGTGTCCCACCTGCCGGGGCGCCCTCCCCAACTTCCCCTAA
- a CDS encoding SICA antigen encodes MIIDIHLEVLDECQKGDLHSTKQDYFAILVEQFMGSDFIKEEFVPKDDVPNEDVPKEDISMECIPKESVPIEDVPKERVPKEEVPSSDSGFREEDILHKEQVPKEDSVLKEEVESSDSGFREENLVRKEQVVCSGFRV; translated from the coding sequence atgattattgatattcatttagaagtttTGGACGAATGTCAGAAAGGGGACCTACATTCGACGAAGCAGGATTACTTTGCCATTCTGGTTGAACAGTTTATGGGATCTGACTttataaaggaggaatttgttcctaaggatgaTGTTCCAAacgaagatgttcctaaggaagatattTCTATGGAAtgtattcctaaggaaagtgttcctATAGAAGATGTCCCTAAGGAgcgtgttcctaaggaagaggttccaagttcagattccgggtttagggaggaagacattCTTcataaggaacaggttcctaaggaagactctgttcttaaggaagaagttgaaagttcagattccgggtttagggaggaaaaccTTGTTCGTAAGGAACAGGTTGTATGTTCagggttccgggtttag